In a single window of the Stigmatopora nigra isolate UIUO_SnigA chromosome 7, RoL_Snig_1.1, whole genome shotgun sequence genome:
- the prss35 gene encoding inactive serine protease 35, with protein MGPIHLRVLFPVTILVLAAVATELTASVDDEYTWPQWNLPLVRKRRTLPLSSPNFSAHPKVEVNGTCGIECQRSLPLPSLEELEQFLSYETVYENGTRTYTSVSVQGLGQVSNWSRNESSRSRHKREVYGTDTRFTIADKQFSTKYPFSTTVKISTGCSGVLVSPKHVLTAAHCIHDGKDYLDGVQKLRVGILKEKSRKGKGGKGRGGRGKGKKRKGDGAKEVKQMEEKGSSRNGKEGKGRKSRSRRSAVEEKPSFRWTRVKKTQVPKGWFKGVSDGLTADYDYAVLELKRAPKVKHMDLGVIPSVKKLPAGRIHFSGFDDDRPGNLVYRFCSVSKESKDLLYQYCDAKPGSSGSGVYIRLKEPGKKKWKRKIIGVFSGHQWVDVNGDGLQQDYNVAVRITPLKYAQICYWVHGDSSQCQVS; from the coding sequence ATGGGCCCTATACACCTTCGTGTCCTCTTCCCAGTGACGATATTGGTTCTGGCCGCTGTCGCTACTGAGCTGACAGCATCAGTTGATGACGAGTACACTTGGCCTCAATGGAATTTGCCTTTGGTAAGGAAAAGGCGCACGCTACCTCTGAGCAGTCCCAACTTCTCAGCTCACCCCAAAGTCGAGGTGAACGGAACATGCGGGATCGAGTGCCAGCGCAGTCTCCCGTTGCCCTCCCTGGAGGAACTGGAGCAGTTCCTGTCCTACGAGACAGTTTATGAGAATggcacacgcacatacactTCGGTGTCCGTGCAAGGTCTCGGACAGGTGTCGAATTGGTCCAGAAATGAGTCCTCTCGGTCCCGTCACAAAAGAGAGGTGTATGGCACAGACACCCGTTTTACTATTGCCGACAAGCAGTTCTCCACTAAATATCCCTTTTCCACCACAGTCAAAATCTCCACGGGATGTTCAGGAGTTCTGGTGTCTCCCAAACACGTATTGACCGCTGCCCATTGCATCCATGATGGAAAGGATTACTTGGATGGCGTCCAGAAGCTTCGCGTTGGTATACTGAAGGAGAAATCGAGAAAAGGGAAAGGTGGCAAAGGAAGAGGAGGGCGAGGGAAAGGCAAAAAGAGAAAAGGAGACGGCGCTAAAGAAGTCAAGCAAATGGAGGAGAAAGGATCGAGTCGAAATGGTAAGGAAGGAAAGGGTAGAAAGAGCCGAAGTCGTCGCAGCGCAGTAGAGGAGAAACCTTCCTTTCGGTGGACAAGAGTCAAGAAAACCCAAGTTCCTAAAGGTTGGTTTAAAGGTGTGTCTGATGGACTGACTGCAGATTACGACTATGCGGTTCTGGAACTGAAGCGAGCCCCTAAAGTCAAGCACATGGACCTGGGTGTGATTCCTTCGGTCAAGAAGCTCCCCGCAGGAAGAATTCACTTCTCTGGTTTTGATGATGACCGACCGGGGAACCTCGTTTACAGGTTCTGCTCTGTATCCAAGGAATCCAAAGATTTGTTATACCAGTATTGCGACGCCAAACCTGGCTCAAGCGGTTCTGGCGTATACATCCGTCTCAAAGAGCCAGGCAAGAAGAAGTGGAAGAGAAAGATCATCGGGGTGTTCTCTGGCCATCAGTGGGTGGATGTTAATGGTGACGGGCTGCAGCAGGATTACAATGTTGCAGTAAGGATAACGCCTCTCAAGTATGCCCAAATCTGCTATTGGGTTCATGGGGACTCAAGTCAGTGTCAAGTGTCCTAA